GTCGTGCCGATGGATGCGGCCCAGCTCGAAAGCAACTGGGACGTGATCCAGACCGAACCCGTGGGAACCAACAGCAAACGCTCGCGCAAGCGCAACGGCCGCAACCTGCAGCCGACCACGCGCTCGGTGATTCGCCGCATCGAGACCTACGAGTACACGGGAGCGTATGATCCCGCCACGCATGAGGCACTCTGCGCCGACGGCACCTGCACCGCACCCGGCGCCGGCGAGCTCGGAGCTCTCGTCAGCACGCAGATGAGCGCGGTCAACGTGCAGGAAGACTCGCTCACCGTTACCAAGACCGGAACCGGCGGCGGCAACGTCAACTCCAGCGACAAGGTCCTGAGCTGCGGCAACAAATGCGTCTCGCCATACGTCGCGGGCACGCTCGTGACGCTGACTGCGCAGGCCAACAGCGGCAGCGTATTTGCCGGGTGGACCGGAGCGTGCTCCGGAGCAGCTTCGACCTGCACGGTCGCGGTCAGCGGGGCCACCAGCGCGAATGCCACGTTCAACACCCAGACCACGGCGGGCGGCGGTGGCGGTGGCGGCGGTGGTGGTGGCGGCGGCGGCGGAACGACGAGCACCAGCACCGCGTCGCTTGCCGTGAAGACGAGCGGTGGAAAGGGCCTCATCACGAGCACCCCGGCCGGCATCAGCTGCGGCAGCACGTGTTCGGCGAAGGTGGTTCCCGGGACCATGGTCACGCTGTCGGTTCTGCCCGATCCGGGTCTGCACCTGGTGAACTGGTCGGGATCATGCACGGGCACGGCTGCCACCTGCACGCTGTCGGTCACGGGTTCGGCGACGGTTCAGGCAAACCTGAGCAAGTAGGCGACGACCTGATCCACGAAGGACGGTGCACGGCGGCAGATGCCACCGTGCACCGTCTTTTTTTTGAGTGGTCGTGTCGGCTACGCGGGCTCTAACTGCGACACTACCCGAAAAAGGGAGGTCCCTTGCGGAACCTCCCTTTTGCTTATGACCTTTGTCGGCGCTCGTTACGGTTCAGGGAGCTTCCTTGTCCTGGAACGTGAACCCGTCGTTCTTGGCCGCAGGATCGGTGAACGTGTGGGTCCAGCACTTGTTGCCGTTGTTCTGAAGCTGGGCGATCACCGGCTCGGTGAGCGGCAGCATCGGCATGGCGATGCTCGCGCCCTTGGACTTGACCTGAACGCTGGCCTTCCCGTCAAGACCGGTCTTGAGCGACATGCCGGTCACACCGCCTTGCGCGCCGGTTTTGTCCTTGTACTTGAAGCCGGTCGTCCCGGCCAAGGCCCAATTGGTGGCGCTCGGAGAGACTTTCGCTTCCGAGACCAGGTGCCCCGGACCGGCGTTCCCCGGTGAGTAGATGCAGAAGTAATACGGCATCGTGGTAGTCGGATCCCCGAGATCTGCCGGCACCGTCGCCGCACCCTTCGACCACTTCCACTGGATCTGGTTCTTCGACGTATCGGTGCTGTTCTTGACCAGCAACGATGCCGATGTCGTATCGAGGCAGCCGGTCAGCGGCGCCGCCGAGCAGCCGAACCGTACGTCCACCGTCGCAGAGGCGGACAAGGAATTCGTGGTGCAGCAATCGGAAAGGACGTCGATGGTGCGTTCGGCAAGGTTCGGGTAAGTGTGGGAAACGGAAACCTTGTACAGGACCGGTCCAGATCCGGTGTGCGAGGTCCACGGCCAGTTCTCAGTGACGGCGTCGCCCCAATGGATATTTGCGTGGTCATGAATCGCGCCGGTACCGATGGTGGCCTCGGTCACGTGAATGTTGACCGAACCGGCGACGCTGTCGCGCGAGGCGACAGAAACCGAGATGCCTTCGACGTGATGGGCCGCGGCGATTTGCGGCGACAGCAGCAGCGGCGGTGTCGATGGGAAGCTTCTCCTCTCGTTCGGGCGAGCTCATCGACGAGAGCAGTGTCTGGAAATCGCGCTGCATGTCGTGGGCGATGCCGGGCTGCTCCTTGAGCTGATTGGAAAGCTCCCGCGGGTCGCGCATGATGTCGTAGAGCTCGGGCGCCGGACCGTCGATGTATTTCCATCGCTCCTGCCGCAGCACTCGCAGCTTGGCCCAGCCGTACGTGTAGAACGGCAGATAGGTCTCGGCGTACGCGGATTGCGCGGGACCGGCGCCCTGGACGAGCGGCAGCAGACTGCGTCCCGGCAGACCCGGGTCGCCGGACAGGTGGAACAGGTCGATCACGGTCGGAACCAGATCGACCTGGCTCACGTTCTGCGCAACGCGCGTGCCGGCCTTCGACCCTGGCAGGCGCATGATCAGCGGAACGTGCAGCGTCGAGTCATACGCCAGGATGCCGTGAGTCTGCTCGCCGTGCTCACCGAGACTCTCGCCGTGATCCGCCAGCACGATCACAGCGACCCCGCGTCCGGCGGCGATCCTCGGATGTGCGAGCAAACGTGCGATCTGCGAATCCATGTACGCGATCTCGCCGTCGTACAGGTGGTCCTGGTAGCGATCACGGTACGGCGACGGCGGCGAATACGTCGCATGCGGATCGTAGAGGTGGACCCACAGGAAATAGCGGTCGCCGTCGGCAAGCTTGTCGAGCCACGCGCTCGCGGCGGTGACCGTGGATTCGGCCGGCCGATCGGGAACCATGCGCGGATGACGCTCGCGGCCGGAAGAAAGATCGTCGTCGTAGACTTCGAAGCCCTGGTTCAGCCCGTAGCGATGGTCGAGCACGGAGGCAGAAACGAACGCGCCCGTGTGAAACCCGGCTGCACGCAGGCGCTCGGCCAGTGTCGTCACCTCTGCAGGAACGTAGTGAATGCCGTTGTTCCTCACGCCGGTCTGCGGCGGGTAAAGTCCGGTGTGAATCGATGTGTGCGCAGGAAGGGTGATGGGCGCGACCGAATACGCATGATCGAACACCACGCCGCTGTCGGCGAGCGCCTGCAGCCCGGGCGTTTCGACGTTGGTGGCTCCGTACGGCTGCAGGTGATCGGGCCGCGTCGTGTCCATCGTGATCAGCAGCAGCGACTCCGGCTGGACGCGTCCCGTGGAGGCAGGCGGGGAGATCTGCGCAGACGGCGCCTGGGCCAGCGCTTCGACCGCGAACAGCAGGGACAACGACAACGAGAGAAAGAGCGGACGCGCGGACGTGAGCACGTCGGCGCTCTTGTCATTGGCGCGGCCGGGCCGCAAGCCGGGCGGCGCCCGGCGGAGACGTCGCGTCGAGCTTCGTATGACTCGACGTCGGGTCGGCGAACCAGCCTGCCTGGCCACGACTTCGTCAAGCGGCTTCACGAGCCGATTGCCCCCGGGACCTGGGCCTGCCCGCTCGTGTTTACCTCGTACGGCATCATATGATCCCGGGTCTTCGACCATGAATTGCCCGTCCTGCAGTCACGACAACCGAGAGGGTCGCAAGTTTTGCGCGGAGTGCGGTGCGGCGCTGCCGCTTGCCTGCGGGAGCTGCGGAGCGCCTTACGACGCGGGCGAGAAGTTCTGGTCTTTCCGAAGGCGCTGATCGACGAGACCAAGGCCCAGACCGATCGTGACCTGACGCGCTTCGACCTGGACTTCGATGTCCCGCAGCACTTCCTGCCCGAGTTCCCGGCGCCCATCTACCTGACGACGCGGCTGGATCTCGGCGACGTCTCGCACGGAAAGCTGGTGACACTCGCCAACCACTACGATTTGTTCAGCCTGCTTTGACTGCCACGCCAACGGCCATACCGATGCTGCGACGCACACGGTCGGTGACATCCGCCCGAACGAGCATCGGCACCGCATCGACACGCCCTCGCTGCTCGGCGTAAACATCCAGCGGCTCTTCGGCTCGCAACGGGCAATGAGGAGCGTCGAGGACTTCACCGAGTTCGAACAGCGCGCCGCGTATTTCGACGGCGATCCGGTACAGGCCCAGCGCAAGGGCGTCAACATTCTCGAGCGCGGGAGCCAGGTGCACTTCATGGCCGAGTTCCAGGACCTCCTCGACTTCCCGCCGGCACCGAAGCTCACCGTGATGGGCACGCTCGATTCCGCGAAGACCACGCCGAGCGAGAGGAGCGGCGAGGCGCTGTTCTTCGGCAAGGCGCAGTGCGCGACCTGCCATGCGCCGCCTTACTACACCGACAACTCAATGCACAACTTGCAGGTAGAACGTTTCTACACGGACCGGACGCTCAACGGCCTGACCGCCTCTACCGATGGGCCGATCAAGACGTTCCCACTGCGAGGCGTCAAGGATTCGCCGCCGTATCTGCACGATGGGCGACCCCTGACGCTGGACGACACGGTAGAGTTCTTCAATCTCGTGCTCGGGCTGAAGCTGAGTGCACAGGAGAAGAAGGACCTGGTCGCCTTCCTGCGCGTGCTCTAGCAGCCCTTCCTATGCGGCCGCCCGACGGCATCCATCGAAGGTCGGCTGCTCAACCGAGCATTCGATCCGCCGCGCCCAGATACTCGGCGATCGCCCGATCCGCCCACGATTCCACGGCGCCGAGCGTCTCGAAAAACCCGCAGTGTCCGCCGCGCCGGGTCAGGGCCAGCGTGATCCGTGGCAGCTTCTGCATCTCGCCGAGGTGCCGGTGGACGTTGCGCTCGACGCAGACAGGGTCGTCGGCCGAATTGATCACCAGCACCGGCGCGACGACGTCGCGCGCGACCTCCATCGGATTGCAGCCGACGTAGAATGCCTCGCGGCTCTCGAAGCCTGCGAGCGGATAGAGGCGGTCGTGGAACTCCGCCATGGTCGTCGCGGCCGCACATTCTTCGTATCCGCCGACTGGTCCGAGCACCTGTCGGTTCCTCGCGAGGAAGAACCGCACGAGCTTGCGCGTCAGGTAGCGGTCGTACCTCGGATCCACGAATTGGAACGCGTCGCGGATGTCGTAGGCCGGGCAGAGTGCGACCGCCGCGCGAAGACGCGAACGGCCGCCTTCCTCGCCGAGGTAGCGCACGAGAAGGCCCGAGCCTGCCGACACCCCGACGCCATAGAGCGGCGCGGAAGGGCGTCGCGCCTCGATCGCGAGGATCTGCCGCCGCAGATCCTCGCTCGGGCCCATCGTGTTGATCTTCGGCGAAGTGAGCTCGAGGCCGGCGTGGCCTCGCCGATTGCAGGCCGCGACGACCCAGCCAAGGCGCGCGCGAATCGACGAGATGAAGCGGCGCAGCCCGTCGCCGCTGCCGGTGATCGTGTGGAGCACGACCAGCACAGGCGTCCGTGCAGGCTCGGCGAGGCCGAGCCACTGGATCGACACGGTGCCGCCGTCGGGCATCGTAAGGCGTTCTTCGAGATCCCAGCGCAGCCGCGCGGCAGTGTCGCCGCGCAGCGTGGTCAGCAGGTTCTGCACGTGCGAGTTGCGCACCCATGGCGACGGCTCGAAGCCTGCGCGCAGCACGGGACAGGCAGCGAGAATCCCGTCGTGCCAGTTGCGGTCTACACCGCTGTAGCAGCTGAGCTGGTCGATATGCGACATCCGTCCCTGCAGCGCCGCGCCCTCGAAGGCGTGCGCGGCTGCTGCCGGCGATTCTTATGTCGGTGGCAGCGGTCCGGCGCCACTTCGACTCCAAACTCAGTGCGTCGCCGGGAGGGCCGCAACCATCTTCGTTACGGCCTTCTCGATGTTGCGCGCCCCGCTTTCGGGGCCCATCGCTACGGCCGTTCCCGTTCCGCGAAAGACCAGCCTCTTCGTGCGCATGTCGACGACATCGAGAAGCAGCGTGCCGTCAGGATACGGCGTAGCGTTTGAATAGTTGTTCGGCGCGCCGGTCCACGACGTGTAGAAACCGTAGGCGTAATCCCACCTGCCTCCGGAACGCTGCTCTGCCATCTCCCGAGCCGAGGTCCGGTCCGTGAGGAAAACGTGCCAGACGATCGCGAGGTCGGCGTCCGGGCCCGTCGCCTCCGCAACTCCGCGCTCCGCGAGCCGGTCGTGGACCACCTTGCGAAGCGCCATCTCGCAGTAGATCGGAAGGTCCCGCGAGTCGGGACCCGGCGCGAGCGAATACGTCCTGTAGGTTCCGAACGCCGCGGAGTGGTCGTAATCGGTCGTCACGTCGACGGTGGAACATGCGACCACGGCCAGCGCCGTGAACAACGAAACGAAAATCGTGCCGAGTGCCTTCATGCCGGCACGAGCTATACGCTTGCGACTACCCGAGCAATCGGCTCCGGCACGGCAGGAAGACGGCGCGCGGTGTGTCAGGCCTCGGCTCCCCGGCAGCGGCGAATCCTGCGATGGCTCGCCACAGGACGGGCCGTCTGTTAGTCATGCGCATCGATTCGCCCGGCGCTATTCCCGGCATCGGGTCCAGTGACGGCATCGATGCCGCTCCATGAGGCGACGGCACTGCGGGGCCTGACGTACATGAGCTGGATTACACGATGAGCTGCGCGCAGTGCGGCCACGAACCACCGGCAGGATCCGGTTTCTGCAATCATTGTGGGGCAAAGCTCACGGTCGCATGCCCTGGCTGCGGCGTAACGCCTCCGCCCGGCTCGCGATTCTGCAACGAGTGCGGGACGCCGCTGGGCGCACCCTCCAGGCAGCCGACGCCATCGATCGCT
The genomic region above belongs to Candidatus Binatia bacterium and contains:
- a CDS encoding sulfatase is translated as MLTSARPLFLSLSLSLLFAVEALAQAPSAQISPPASTGRVQPESLLLITMDTTRPDHLQPYGATNVETPGLQALADSGVVFDHAYSVAPITLPAHTSIHTGLYPPQTGVRNNGIHYVPAEVTTLAERLRAAGFHTGAFVSASVLDHRYGLNQGFEVYDDDLSSGRERHPRMVPDRPAESTVTAASAWLDKLADGDRYFLWVHLYDPHATYSPPSPYRDRYQDHLYDGEIAYMDSQIARLLAHPRIAAGRGVAVIVLADHGESLGEHGEQTHGILAYDSTLHVPLIMRLPGSKAGTRVAQNVSQVDLVPTVIDLFHLSGDPGLPGRSLLPLVQGAGPAQSAYAETYLPFYTYGWAKLRVLRQERWKYIDGPAPELYDIMRDPRELSNQLKEQPGIAHDMQRDFQTLLSSMSSPEREEKLPIDTAAAAVAANRRGPSRRRHLGFCRLARQRRRFGQHSRDRGHHRYRRDS
- a CDS encoding alpha/beta fold hydrolase translates to MSHIDQLSCYSGVDRNWHDGILAACPVLRAGFEPSPWVRNSHVQNLLTTLRGDTAARLRWDLEERLTMPDGGTVSIQWLGLAEPARTPVLVVLHTITGSGDGLRRFISSIRARLGWVVAACNRRGHAGLELTSPKINTMGPSEDLRRQILAIEARRPSAPLYGVGVSAGSGLLVRYLGEEGGRSRLRAAVALCPAYDIRDAFQFVDPRYDRYLTRKLVRFFLARNRQVLGPVGGYEECAAATTMAEFHDRLYPLAGFESREAFYVGCNPMEVARDVVAPVLVINSADDPVCVERNVHRHLGEMQKLPRITLALTRRGGHCGFFETLGAVESWADRAIAEYLGAADRMLG
- a CDS encoding DUF4136 domain-containing protein, encoding MKALGTIFVSLFTALAVVACSTVDVTTDYDHSAAFGTYRTYSLAPGPDSRDLPIYCEMALRKVVHDRLAERGVAEATGPDADLAIVWHVFLTDRTSAREMAEQRSGGRWDYAYGFYTSWTGAPNNYSNATPYPDGTLLLDVVDMRTKRLVFRGTGTAVAMGPESGARNIEKAVTKMVAALPATH